One genomic region from Mesorhizobium terrae encodes:
- a CDS encoding MerR family transcriptional regulator, with the protein MTDRAIGRGFKRSELARQTGSNLETVRYYEKIGLLPEPPRSANDYRVYNEAHVRRLRFVMRGRELGFSIEEIRGLLELVDGGKQTCAEVKERTEHHLSDVRAKIADLRRIEKILAQTAAQCSGDAIPECPILDALSSYPDVGDAGHR; encoded by the coding sequence ATGACGGATCGCGCTATCGGACGGGGTTTCAAACGAAGTGAGTTGGCGCGTCAGACGGGCTCTAATTTAGAGACAGTCCGCTACTACGAAAAAATTGGGCTTCTTCCCGAGCCGCCGCGCAGCGCTAACGACTACCGCGTTTATAACGAAGCCCATGTCCGGCGCCTCCGCTTCGTCATGCGTGGCCGCGAACTCGGTTTCAGCATCGAGGAAATCCGCGGCCTTTTAGAGTTGGTCGACGGCGGCAAACAGACGTGCGCGGAGGTCAAAGAGCGTACCGAGCACCACCTCAGTGATGTTCGCGCAAAGATCGCAGACCTCAGGCGGATCGAAAAAATTCTAGCCCAAACCGCTGCACAGTGTTCGGGTGACGCCATTCCGGAATGCCCGATCCTCGATGCGCTTTCGTCATATCCAGACGTCGGCGACGCGGGGCACCGTTGA
- the merA gene encoding mercury(II) reductase yields the protein MSDCCAPSAKNGNGRYDLIVVGAGSAGFSAAITAAEQGAQVALIGHGTIGGTCVNVGCVPSKALIRAAEAVHHANAAPRFAGIAAQARVADWGAQVAQKDALVAGLRQAKYADLLPSYNNIAYNEGRARLVDGVVEAGGKRFAADRIIIATGTRPALPAIPGITDISILDSTTALELTALPRSMIVLGGGYIGAELAQTFARVGVEVTLVFRSRLLPEAEPEIGAALAGYLADEGIKVVGGLTYESIRRTEDGVALTVVRDGHLETLAAERVLVATGRAPNTESLGLEQAGIARTPVGAIVVDDRMRTSKAGVYAAGDVTGKDQFVYMAAYGAKLAAKNALNGNSLRYDNSAMPAVVFTDPQVGSVGLTETQARAAGHNVRTSVLSLDNVPRALAARDTRGLIKLVADGDTRKLLGAHILAPEGADSIQTATMAIRGGLTIDDLAETIFPYLTTVEGLKLAAQTFDRDVKKLSCCAG from the coding sequence ATGAGTGATTGCTGCGCTCCTAGCGCAAAGAACGGGAACGGCCGCTACGATCTCATCGTCGTCGGCGCCGGCTCCGCCGGGTTCTCGGCCGCGATTACGGCAGCAGAACAAGGGGCGCAAGTTGCGTTGATCGGCCACGGCACGATCGGAGGGACGTGCGTCAATGTCGGCTGCGTCCCGTCGAAGGCCCTTATCCGGGCCGCAGAAGCGGTGCACCACGCGAACGCCGCACCCAGGTTCGCCGGTATCGCCGCGCAGGCGCGGGTGGCAGACTGGGGCGCGCAGGTCGCTCAAAAGGATGCACTGGTCGCGGGTCTGCGTCAGGCGAAGTACGCCGATCTCCTGCCATCTTACAACAACATCGCATATAATGAAGGCCGTGCCCGCCTCGTCGATGGCGTCGTCGAAGCCGGTGGCAAGCGTTTCGCGGCGGATCGTATCATCATTGCCACCGGGACCCGGCCGGCGTTGCCGGCGATCCCGGGCATAACGGACATCTCAATCCTCGATAGCACCACGGCGCTGGAGCTGACCGCGCTGCCACGCTCGATGATCGTGCTCGGCGGTGGCTACATCGGCGCTGAGCTCGCGCAAACCTTTGCTCGAGTGGGAGTCGAGGTGACGCTTGTCTTCCGCAGCCGCCTCCTGCCGGAAGCAGAGCCTGAGATCGGGGCGGCGCTCGCCGGTTATCTCGCCGACGAGGGTATCAAGGTCGTCGGCGGTCTGACCTATGAGTCGATCCGTCGGACGGAGGATGGCGTCGCGCTCACGGTTGTTCGGGACGGACACCTAGAGACGCTAGCCGCCGAGCGGGTTCTCGTTGCGACCGGTCGCGCCCCGAACACCGAAAGCCTTGGCCTTGAACAAGCTGGTATCGCCCGGACGCCCGTGGGCGCCATCGTGGTCGACGACCGGATGCGCACGTCCAAAGCGGGCGTCTACGCGGCCGGCGATGTGACGGGCAAGGACCAATTCGTCTACATGGCGGCCTATGGCGCGAAGCTCGCGGCGAAGAACGCGCTCAACGGCAACAGCCTCCGCTACGACAACTCGGCGATGCCTGCGGTAGTCTTCACCGATCCGCAGGTGGGAAGCGTCGGTCTCACGGAAACGCAGGCGCGTGCCGCCGGGCACAACGTCCGCACTTCCGTGCTTTCGCTCGACAACGTGCCCCGCGCGCTCGCGGCCCGGGATACACGCGGACTGATCAAGCTTGTGGCGGACGGCGACACCCGCAAGCTGCTTGGGGCACACATCCTTGCGCCTGAAGGCGCGGACAGTATCCAGACGGCGACGATGGCGATTCGTGGCGGTCTGACAATCGATGACCTCGCGGAGACGATCTTCCCGTATTTGACCACAGTCGAAGGGCTCAAGCTTGCGGCGCAGACATTCGACCGGGATGTCAAGAAGCTGTCCTGCTGCGCGGGCTGA
- a CDS encoding dihydrolipoyl dehydrogenase family protein — protein MANQFDLVVIGTGTAAMAVAMRVRAKSWSVAVIDHRPFGGTCALRGCDPKKMLVGGASAVDHVRRMSGNGVAGDVHIAWSELIAFKRTFTDPVPEKHEHRYEEKGIHSYHGHARFVGPNSLTVGGESLEARHVLIAAGAEPIKLHIPGEEYFVTNEDFLAMQRLPQRIVLVGGGYIASEFSHIAARAGAQVTILQRGQRMLTHFDPDLVGWLMDKFAEIGVDVRLRTTVEAIEKKGAGFVVHTTSEGGGSTFEADLVVHAAGRAPSLDGLDLEVGGIAVENGRLKLNEHLQSVSNPAVYAAGDAAQKGPPLTPVSSHDAKVVAANLLEGNRHTPDYRGVPSVAFTIPPIAAVGLSEDEARQQGLKFQTKSQKASEWFTARQAAEKTYGFKVMVEDDTGRILGAHLVGPHADEVINLFALAIRHDLTADNLKTTMFAYPTGASDIGYML, from the coding sequence ATGGCGAACCAATTCGACCTTGTAGTCATAGGGACCGGCACGGCAGCCATGGCCGTCGCGATGCGCGTGCGCGCAAAGAGCTGGAGCGTGGCTGTTATCGACCACCGGCCTTTCGGAGGCACCTGCGCCCTGCGGGGCTGCGACCCGAAAAAGATGCTTGTCGGCGGCGCCTCGGCTGTCGACCATGTCCGGCGCATGAGCGGCAATGGCGTTGCCGGCGACGTCCATATCGCCTGGTCCGAATTGATCGCCTTCAAGCGCACCTTCACCGACCCGGTCCCCGAAAAGCACGAACACCGTTACGAAGAAAAGGGCATCCATAGCTATCACGGTCATGCGCGCTTCGTAGGCCCGAACAGTCTGACAGTGGGTGGCGAGAGCCTTGAAGCCCGTCACGTTTTGATTGCTGCGGGCGCCGAGCCGATAAAGCTGCACATTCCCGGTGAAGAGTATTTCGTCACCAATGAGGACTTTCTGGCAATGCAGCGGCTGCCCCAACGCATCGTGTTGGTCGGCGGCGGCTATATAGCGTCAGAATTCTCCCACATCGCCGCTCGCGCAGGCGCGCAAGTGACCATTCTTCAACGTGGCCAGCGGATGCTCACGCACTTTGATCCTGACCTTGTCGGCTGGCTCATGGACAAATTCGCCGAGATCGGGGTCGATGTGCGCCTGCGGACCACTGTAGAGGCGATTGAGAAGAAGGGAGCGGGCTTTGTCGTCCACACCACATCAGAAGGTGGAGGCTCAACCTTTGAGGCCGACCTCGTTGTTCATGCGGCCGGCCGGGCACCCTCGCTGGACGGGCTTGATCTTGAGGTCGGCGGCATCGCCGTGGAAAACGGCCGGCTCAAGCTGAATGAGCACCTGCAGAGTGTCTCCAACCCAGCCGTGTACGCCGCCGGCGATGCGGCACAGAAGGGGCCGCCGCTCACTCCTGTCTCTAGCCACGACGCCAAGGTGGTCGCCGCTAACCTTCTAGAGGGCAATCGGCATACACCCGACTATCGCGGTGTGCCGAGCGTGGCCTTCACGATCCCGCCGATCGCTGCGGTCGGACTGAGCGAAGACGAAGCACGTCAGCAGGGCCTGAAATTCCAAACTAAGTCCCAGAAGGCGTCCGAGTGGTTTACTGCCCGCCAGGCCGCAGAGAAGACCTATGGCTTCAAGGTGATGGTGGAGGACGACACCGGGCGTATCCTAGGCGCACATCTTGTCGGACCGCACGCTGATGAAGTGATCAATCTGTTTGCCCTTGCGATCCGCCACGACCTAACGGCCGACAATCTGAAGACGACGATGTTCGCGTATCCCACCGGCGCCTCGGATATCGGCTACATGCTCTGA
- a CDS encoding heavy-metal-associated domain-containing protein has translation MFRRILAATALIAMLSPFAAQAAERTVVLNVDNATCELCAPIVKKTLSRVSGVKAVVVQEANGTSGAVATVTFDDAVTNVATLIAASTNAGYPARATKG, from the coding sequence ATGTTCCGACGTATCCTCGCAGCGACTGCGCTTATTGCCATGCTTTCGCCTTTTGCGGCCCAAGCCGCCGAAAGAACCGTTGTCCTAAACGTCGATAACGCGACGTGCGAACTCTGCGCCCCGATTGTCAAGAAAACGCTCTCCCGGGTCTCGGGCGTAAAGGCAGTAGTGGTCCAGGAGGCAAACGGAACGTCGGGCGCAGTGGCAACGGTCACTTTCGACGATGCGGTCACCAATGTCGCGACCCTCATTGCGGCGTCGACCAATGCCGGATATCCGGCGCGCGCGACAAAAGGCTGA
- the merF gene encoding mercury resistance system transport protein MerF has protein sequence MRSPMSRPSLRRRPMPDIRRARQKADYVNSRTLFRTGSIGAVVAALCCATPILGIVLGAIGLSALAGKADYVLIPVLIVSLGLVGIGLYRRNTSASAGPDCCETGKNAGKFKS, from the coding sequence ATGCGGTCACCAATGTCGCGACCCTCATTGCGGCGTCGACCAATGCCGGATATCCGGCGCGCGCGACAAAAGGCTGATTACGTGAATAGTCGCACCCTTTTTCGAACCGGCAGCATTGGGGCGGTCGTGGCGGCGCTCTGCTGCGCGACTCCAATCCTTGGGATTGTGCTGGGAGCGATCGGGCTCTCGGCGCTCGCGGGCAAGGCCGATTATGTCCTGATTCCGGTTCTTATCGTCTCGCTCGGGCTGGTGGGGATCGGGCTCTATCGACGCAACACATCTGCCTCAGCTGGCCCTGACTGCTGCGAGACGGGTAAGAACGCAGGAAAGTTCAAGTCATGA
- the hisI gene encoding phosphoribosyl-AMP cyclohydrolase, translating into MPLEDQQPDPLRADPAEMIEECSPLLPGFNEDGLIPAVATDVASGVVLMLAWMNAEALNKTIETGQAWYWSRSRQQLWHKGATSGQIQQVEELRIDCDQDAVWLRVRVAGDGGCCHTGRTSCFYRRIVAGPEGPTLRRPTLGHCRAERPPRK; encoded by the coding sequence ATGCCACTGGAAGATCAGCAACCTGACCCATTAAGAGCGGACCCCGCGGAGATGATCGAAGAATGCTCGCCCCTGTTGCCAGGGTTCAATGAGGACGGGCTCATTCCCGCTGTCGCGACAGATGTCGCGAGTGGAGTGGTGCTGATGCTGGCGTGGATGAATGCGGAGGCGTTGAACAAGACGATCGAGACCGGCCAGGCCTGGTACTGGAGCCGGTCCCGCCAGCAACTCTGGCATAAGGGCGCGACCAGCGGGCAGATCCAGCAGGTCGAGGAACTGCGCATCGACTGTGATCAGGACGCGGTCTGGCTCAGGGTGCGCGTCGCGGGCGACGGCGGCTGTTGCCACACCGGCCGAACCAGTTGTTTCTATCGCCGAATCGTGGCCGGGCCGGAGGGCCCGACGCTCCGCCGTCCCACGCTCGGGCATTGTCGCGCTGAGAGGCCGCCTCGGAAATGA
- a CDS encoding mercuric transporter MerT family protein — translation MSDISTKLVDSPDAGKVKTQGWLAAGGIIGAILASSCCVVPFALFTLGISGAWISNLTALEPYQPIFAAVTISFLGYGFYLVYRKPKVACAEGSYCAKPSSGRIAKIGLWTATVLVIVALGFPKLAPLFL, via the coding sequence ATGAGCGATATCAGTACCAAACTGGTCGACTCGCCGGATGCGGGAAAGGTTAAGACGCAGGGGTGGCTTGCAGCGGGTGGGATCATCGGCGCGATCCTTGCGTCTAGCTGCTGCGTTGTACCTTTCGCCCTGTTCACGTTGGGAATCAGCGGCGCCTGGATTAGTAACCTGACGGCCCTCGAGCCCTATCAGCCCATCTTTGCCGCCGTGACGATTAGTTTCCTAGGCTACGGGTTCTATCTCGTTTACCGGAAGCCCAAAGTCGCCTGCGCCGAAGGCTCCTACTGCGCCAAACCCAGCTCGGGTCGCATCGCAAAGATCGGGCTTTGGACGGCTACTGTGCTCGTTATCGTCGCACTCGGCTTCCCGAAACTGGCGCCCTTGTTCCTCTGA